From the Drosophila sechellia strain sech25 chromosome X, ASM438219v1, whole genome shotgun sequence genome, the window TGAAATCAAGTCTCGAGGACGGGCTGCCAAAGATTAAACAACTTGTAATGAGCAAACAGAaaagtaatattaaataaacgaTGCAGGCCACACGTGCGTTTTTCTTCTTTGAGTTACAGAATCTCCTAACCACCAAGTGGATCAAATGACAAAACACTGGCCTCTTCGTGTCTAAttgtttattaataataacacatCGGAATACAGTGGCGTGGCGTCGATCTGATTCGGATGCCAGTTCGGCCAGCAACGGCAGGAGCAAGAATCAAGGATCAAGGATCGAGAATCAAGAAGAAACACAAACGATCGGTTCAGAATTCAAGTAATTGAACATTCgtgtatttgttttattagcCGATGATGGTCTGCATTCATCGCTGGGGAAAGCACAAACACAAACGCAAACACAAACTAGTCTCTGTTGCAATTGCTGGATTCTGGTTACCACGCTCCTCTACCTCCGTCCGTCCATCGACCGCGTCCTGTGTGTTTGGGTGCTGGATTGCTGGGTTTACTGTGTGTTGCTGCTTAATGGGCGCAGCTTAGATGCGGCCGGGGAATGTGCCGCTCTCGCGCTGGTCGTCCCACTTCTCCACCCAGGCGTTGGGGCACATCGACTTGTAGACCTTCTGGAAGTAGTTGCAGGGCGCGAAGTCCTCGCCACGCTTCTTCTGGCAGCGGTGGAAGTCGATGTACGACTGGTAGCAGTAGCGGGTCACGTTCTGGTTAGGGAACCGTGGGTCGAACGGGGCGGTCTCCAGCTTGTAGGCGgacatgttgctg encodes:
- the LOC6615054 gene encoding cytochrome c oxidase subunit 6B1 isoform X1, producing the protein MQFFMSKNKSSDKSSDSSNMSAYKLETAPFDPRFPNQNVTRYCYQSYIDFHRCQKKRGEDFAPCNYFQKVYKSMCPNAWVEKWDDQRESGTFPGRI
- the LOC6615054 gene encoding cytochrome c oxidase subunit 6B1 isoform X2; the protein is MSAYKLETAPFDPRFPNQNVTRYCYQSYIDFHRCQKKRGEDFAPCNYFQKVYKSMCPNAWVEKWDDQRESGTFPGRI